From Nitrospirota bacterium:
GGGCGATTCAAAGTCCGCGGATTCCGTTGACCCTCCGGGGCTTTGGATATACAATGGGCTGAGAAAGAGCGAGGAAGACCGCGAAAACGGACGGAAAGGAGGAGAGATGGCGACATACGTGGTTTTGAGCACTCTTACGGATGAGGGGCGGAAGACTCTGAAGAACAATCCCCGGAGGCTCACCGAGGTGAACAAGGAACTGGAGGGCATGGGTGTGAAGGTCAGGGAGCAGTTTTGCGTCCTCGGACCCTATGACTTCGTCAATATCATCGAGGCGCCGGACAACGAGACGGTGATGCGCATGTCCATGGAGCTGGGCTCGCGGGGGACCGTGCAGCTTTACACCCTTCCGGCCATACCCATCGAGGAGTTCCTGGGCAAGGTAAAATAGACGGGGCCGTCCCCCATAGGAGAGGGATTGTCTCTTGCCCGTCGAGAGATGGGCCTGCGCGGGTTGGATTCTCCCTTCTCCATGGCGGTAAAATATCCGTGGGAGGGC
This genomic window contains:
- a CDS encoding GYD domain-containing protein — translated: MATYVVLSTLTDEGRKTLKNNPRRLTEVNKELEGMGVKVREQFCVLGPYDFVNIIEAPDNETVMRMSMELGSRGTVQLYTLPAIPIEEFLGKVK